A portion of the Paenibacillus sp. PvR098 genome contains these proteins:
- a CDS encoding extracellular solute-binding protein, producing MKSSGRNVFKGVTALLLALIMIALAACGGTAPPPAAQPAPAEKPAENKPADPPKAPDKQKLVIYTARDKTVIDEIIPKFNAQNPNIEVEVLTMGAQQIMERVRGEKANPQADFWWGGTQSALMTAANEGLLESYKPSFGGNIPDLYKDSQDRWYGEMLLPEVIMYNSKALKTEDAPKDWDDLLDPKYKGKIIIRGVLASGTMRTIYSSMIFKEGGATDPAKGYEWLKKLDANTKEYAQDPTNLYLKLAREEGTLSLWNLQDILIQKHLKNQPFDYIYPASGAPILVDGVGLVKGAKNSEAAKKFYEFLFDPKLRVELAEKLFQIPTRTDISKDTMPEWLKGIELKPMDIDWNIMAEKEKEWMQHWDENIKGKGGK from the coding sequence ATGAAAAGTTCAGGAAGAAATGTGTTCAAAGGGGTTACGGCCCTTCTGCTTGCGTTGATCATGATCGCTCTAGCCGCTTGCGGGGGTACTGCGCCACCGCCGGCTGCTCAGCCAGCCCCCGCAGAGAAGCCGGCAGAGAACAAACCGGCAGATCCCCCGAAAGCTCCCGACAAACAAAAATTGGTGATCTATACGGCTCGTGATAAGACGGTGATCGATGAAATTATTCCGAAGTTTAATGCTCAGAATCCGAACATCGAAGTAGAAGTTTTGACCATGGGCGCTCAACAAATTATGGAACGTGTGCGCGGGGAAAAAGCCAATCCGCAAGCCGACTTCTGGTGGGGAGGCACCCAATCCGCCTTGATGACCGCGGCGAATGAGGGCTTGCTGGAAAGCTATAAACCGAGCTTCGGCGGCAATATTCCTGACTTGTATAAGGACAGCCAGGATCGTTGGTACGGTGAAATGCTGCTTCCGGAAGTCATCATGTACAACTCCAAAGCATTGAAGACAGAAGATGCGCCGAAAGATTGGGATGATCTGCTCGACCCGAAATACAAAGGGAAAATCATTATCCGCGGCGTGCTGGCATCCGGTACGATGAGAACGATCTACTCCTCCATGATCTTTAAAGAAGGAGGAGCAACCGATCCTGCCAAAGGCTACGAGTGGTTGAAGAAGCTGGATGCGAATACGAAAGAATACGCCCAAGATCCGACCAACCTCTATCTCAAGCTTGCCCGTGAAGAAGGCACTTTGTCCTTATGGAATCTGCAGGACATCTTGATCCAAAAGCATCTGAAAAACCAACCATTTGACTATATTTATCCGGCAAGCGGCGCACCGATCCTGGTTGATGGCGTAGGCCTCGTCAAAGGCGCTAAAAACAGTGAAGCGGCTAAAAAATTCTACGAGTTCCTGTTCGATCCGAAGCTGCGTGTGGAATTGGCGGAAAAATTGTTCCAAATCCCAACCCGTACGGACATTAGTAAAGACACCATGCCGGAATGGCTCAAAGGAATTGAGTTGAAGCCGATGGACATCGACTGGAACATCATGGCCGAGAAAGAAAAAGAGTGGATGCAGCACTGGGATGAGAACATCAAAGGTAAAGGCGGTAAGTAA
- a CDS encoding iron ABC transporter permease: MKPEHKASVRPANTWSAMTSSPYFVYVLISPLFLVLLAYVIYPLYQTFIQSVQIEEQFSLQNYSRFFSLEHTSNLEALWTSIYISVLSVITCAIVGVTMAFLLERYEFPGRKILMVLAMVPMALPPLVGVLSFTFLYGESGIIPRSLKLWFDLEQVPFSLKGVWGVLMVHTFTMYTYFYMTASAAIKGLDPSLEEAAASLGAGRLLIWRKIILPMLTPAMVASSLLVFMVSMASYTAPLIFGIDRTMTMQIYLSRTNGNLDMAATQSTILSAVSIIFLFIMRWYQSLRTYQNMSKGISVHRTEISRPLVKYISMALSFVGVVILMLPILVLVLISFSTDGTWTTQILPPEYTLQHYKDLFTDSKTWRPIANSFQMSFIATIGNVLFGVAAAYAMVRLKFKGKTLLDMLIMMPWALPGTVVGVNLIAAFSQPSIFSFNQVLIGTFWILPLAYFVRHLPLVFRSTSATLMQMDPSIEEAARNLGATWWYSFRRVVTPMALSGILAGTLLAFVTGIGEFVSSILIFTARTTPISVEIFQRMYAFEFGTACAYGVLQITLIIIVLFISRKLTGDKAGTAV; encoded by the coding sequence ATGAAGCCGGAACACAAAGCATCCGTTCGTCCTGCTAATACCTGGAGTGCCATGACTTCGTCGCCCTATTTCGTCTATGTGCTGATTTCGCCCTTATTTCTTGTTTTATTGGCTTATGTGATTTATCCGCTTTATCAAACCTTCATTCAAAGCGTCCAGATCGAAGAGCAATTTTCATTGCAAAACTATTCCAGGTTTTTCAGTCTGGAGCATACCTCCAATCTAGAGGCACTATGGACCAGTATTTACATTTCCGTGCTTAGCGTCATCACCTGCGCAATCGTCGGAGTAACCATGGCATTCTTGCTTGAACGTTATGAATTTCCAGGCCGAAAAATTCTCATGGTTCTGGCCATGGTACCGATGGCGCTGCCCCCTTTGGTTGGAGTATTATCCTTCACCTTTCTTTATGGGGAGAGCGGAATCATTCCAAGATCGCTTAAATTATGGTTTGATCTGGAACAGGTGCCATTTTCGCTAAAAGGCGTCTGGGGCGTACTCATGGTACATACCTTCACGATGTACACGTATTTCTATATGACGGCCTCCGCCGCCATCAAAGGACTCGATCCGTCTCTGGAGGAAGCCGCAGCAAGCTTGGGGGCCGGTCGATTGCTGATTTGGCGCAAAATTATTCTGCCGATGCTGACCCCGGCAATGGTCGCTTCATCGCTGCTGGTTTTTATGGTTTCGATGGCCTCGTATACCGCTCCGTTGATCTTTGGTATTGACCGGACCATGACGATGCAGATTTATTTGTCCCGGACCAACGGAAATTTGGATATGGCAGCTACCCAATCCACCATATTATCGGCTGTGTCGATCATCTTTTTGTTTATCATGCGATGGTATCAGAGTCTCAGAACCTACCAAAATATGAGCAAAGGCATCAGCGTCCATCGGACGGAGATTAGCCGGCCTCTGGTGAAGTACATCTCCATGGCACTTTCTTTTGTCGGCGTCGTTATTTTGATGCTGCCTATTCTCGTGCTTGTGCTCATTTCATTCTCTACCGACGGCACCTGGACAACGCAAATTTTGCCTCCAGAGTACACCTTACAACACTATAAAGATCTGTTCACGGATAGCAAAACGTGGCGTCCGATCGCCAACAGCTTTCAGATGAGCTTTATCGCCACCATCGGCAATGTTCTTTTTGGCGTTGCTGCTGCTTATGCCATGGTGCGCTTGAAGTTTAAAGGCAAGACGCTGCTCGATATGCTGATCATGATGCCTTGGGCGCTGCCGGGAACGGTCGTAGGGGTGAATCTGATCGCTGCTTTCAGCCAGCCTTCGATCTTTAGCTTTAATCAGGTCCTGATCGGCACGTTCTGGATTCTTCCACTGGCTTATTTTGTCCGCCATTTGCCGTTGGTGTTCCGTTCAACATCGGCCACATTGATGCAAATGGATCCTTCCATTGAAGAGGCTGCCCGTAATTTGGGGGCTACTTGGTGGTACAGCTTCCGCAGAGTAGTGACTCCAATGGCATTAAGTGGAATATTGGCCGGAACCTTGCTGGCTTTTGTTACGGGCATTGGCGAGTTCGTATCCTCCATCCTGATCTTCACGGCGAGAACTACGCCGATTTCTGTAGAAATATTCCAACGGATGTATGCGTTTGAGTTTGGTACGGCTTGCGCCTATGGGGTACTGCAAATAACCTTGATCATTATCGTGTTGTTCATTTCAAGAAAGCTCACGGGCGATAAAGCGGGCACAGCGGTGTAA
- a CDS encoding ABC transporter permease — protein MALIGIPLGLMLGYWRKLEYATDPIIIALYTTPTVALTPLFVLWFGLDILSKVMMVFLMSIFPILINTMAGVKTTEPSLIKAARSYGASEFQMFKEVIFPSTLSYIITGIRLAIGRALIAVVIAEMLAANQGIGYAIRHASELFRTSEYLGYVGVLMVCSVILTQLLKMVERWIAPWRQH, from the coding sequence ATGGCTTTAATCGGAATACCTCTTGGACTCATGTTAGGTTATTGGAGAAAATTAGAGTACGCAACTGATCCTATTATCATAGCCTTGTATACAACGCCTACCGTTGCCCTGACCCCACTGTTTGTATTATGGTTCGGACTGGATATTTTATCTAAAGTGATGATGGTCTTTCTGATGTCAATCTTCCCGATACTAATTAATACCATGGCCGGCGTAAAAACAACGGAACCTTCACTTATCAAGGCCGCTCGTTCCTACGGTGCTTCTGAGTTCCAAATGTTCAAAGAAGTCATCTTTCCTTCAACGCTTTCCTATATTATTACCGGTATTCGTTTGGCCATCGGACGGGCATTAATTGCCGTTGTGATCGCGGAAATGCTTGCCGCCAATCAAGGGATTGGATACGCTATCCGCCATGCATCCGAGCTTTTCCGAACATCGGAATATTTGGGATACGTCGGTGTTCTCATGGTCTGTTCCGTGATTCTCACCCAATTGCTAAAAATGGTGGAACGTTGGATCGCGCCTTGGCGCCAGCATTAA
- a CDS encoding Rieske 2Fe-2S domain-containing protein translates to MLSSEENELLTRTGPGTPTGELLRRYWLPAMISDELPHPDCTPVRVKLLGEQLLAFRDTNGNVGLIDEFCPHRKVSLYYGRNEECGLRCVYHGWKFDTSGQCVDMPSEPPESSFKDKVKITSYPCRERGGVVWTYMGPPELMPELPELEWALVPDSHRYTTRRIQECNYFQAIEGGLDSSHISFLHRNSGGQGFMGTKAYDKSSAPSYLTHDTAPKFEIEKADYGMMVGAKRNADPGHLYWRITQFLMPFYTMIPPFEHAPRGAHAWVPMDDEHVYTWNINWNPLRALTEEERDILKQGRGIHMELIPGTLRPVQNKDNEYLIDREQQASGKSFTGIKGIGAQDSAVQETQGTIADRSVERLGTSDAAIIAARRIMLQAVKNLQEGMEPPALDPKSHHVRSVSLVLPEGVAFQIGAKEKLVTQPGDYIDVESVQQSDAV, encoded by the coding sequence ATGTTATCAAGCGAAGAGAATGAATTATTGACTAGAACCGGTCCGGGCACACCAACAGGAGAGTTATTGCGTCGTTATTGGCTACCGGCCATGATTTCCGATGAGCTTCCCCATCCGGATTGTACACCGGTTAGGGTGAAGCTGCTCGGGGAGCAGCTGCTGGCGTTCCGGGATACGAACGGGAATGTCGGTCTGATTGATGAATTTTGCCCGCACCGCAAAGTTTCTCTGTACTATGGAAGAAATGAAGAATGCGGCCTTCGCTGCGTTTATCATGGCTGGAAATTCGATACCAGCGGACAGTGTGTAGATATGCCTTCGGAGCCCCCGGAAAGCAGTTTTAAGGATAAAGTGAAAATTACATCGTACCCATGCCGGGAGCGGGGTGGTGTCGTATGGACGTATATGGGACCGCCTGAGCTTATGCCGGAACTGCCGGAATTGGAATGGGCTTTGGTTCCTGACAGCCACCGTTATACGACCAGAAGAATACAGGAGTGCAACTACTTCCAAGCGATTGAGGGGGGACTGGATTCGAGTCATATCTCTTTTCTTCATCGCAATTCAGGCGGTCAAGGGTTTATGGGTACGAAAGCATATGATAAAAGTTCGGCTCCATCCTATTTAACCCATGATACCGCCCCGAAATTTGAAATTGAAAAAGCGGATTACGGAATGATGGTTGGGGCCAAACGTAACGCAGACCCCGGACACCTGTATTGGAGAATCACCCAATTTCTGATGCCTTTTTACACGATGATCCCGCCTTTTGAGCATGCTCCTCGCGGTGCTCATGCCTGGGTTCCGATGGATGACGAACATGTCTATACCTGGAACATCAACTGGAACCCCCTTCGTGCGCTGACGGAGGAAGAACGGGATATTTTAAAGCAGGGCCGGGGCATTCATATGGAGCTTATCCCGGGTACGCTGAGACCGGTACAAAATAAGGATAACGAGTACCTGATTGATCGCGAGCAGCAAGCTTCGGGTAAATCGTTCACCGGAATCAAAGGAATCGGCGCGCAGGACAGCGCAGTACAGGAAACGCAAGGAACGATTGCCGACCGCAGCGTGGAAAGATTGGGCACAAGCGATGCAGCGATCATTGCTGCCCGAAGAATTATGCTGCAAGCGGTGAAAAATCTGCAGGAGGGAATGGAGCCGCCCGCTCTTGACCCTAAATCCCATCACGTCCGCTCCGTATCGCTTGTGCTTCCGGAGGGAGTGGCTTTCCAAATCGGCGCAAAAGAAAAACTGGTTACGCAGCCGGGCGATTACATTGATGTAGAATCTGTGCAGCAATCGGATGCTGTTTAA
- a CDS encoding ABC transporter ATP-binding protein gives MIDVTLDHVGKMFGNVNGVNNVDIHIKPGEFFTFLGPSGCGKTTTLRMIAGFYFPSSGRILFGNHDVTRLPPNKRETGMVFQNYALFPHMTVFENVAFGLQVRKRSKLEIAERVERALGQVHLQGYGSRRIDQLSGGQQQRVALARALVIEPKILLLDEPLSNLDAKLREETRLEIKRLQMELGVTTIYVTHDQAEAMAMSDRIMVMQSGVVQQIGSPEEIYNRPLNRFVASFIGESNLWEGTLERIEGEYAYVRISPELVLCGHAANKSPLCDLTTGGRITVSVRPESIREAMPKEAGEANTVQTKVVISEFTGVSVNYLTEIEKQSLKAMFVNQGHRVRLRGERLAVHIPVESVYLLG, from the coding sequence TTGATCGACGTTACACTGGACCATGTAGGTAAAATGTTCGGAAATGTCAACGGAGTAAACAATGTAGATATCCACATTAAACCCGGTGAATTTTTTACTTTCCTCGGCCCGAGCGGCTGCGGGAAAACGACAACGCTGCGCATGATTGCTGGATTTTATTTCCCCAGCTCAGGACGGATTTTATTCGGAAACCATGATGTGACCCGCCTGCCTCCCAACAAAAGAGAAACAGGTATGGTTTTTCAGAACTATGCGTTATTTCCGCACATGACCGTATTTGAGAATGTGGCCTTCGGCCTTCAGGTGCGTAAACGATCAAAGCTTGAAATTGCGGAGCGTGTGGAGCGTGCCTTGGGGCAGGTTCATTTACAGGGCTACGGCAGCCGCCGCATCGATCAGCTTTCCGGCGGACAGCAGCAGCGGGTAGCGCTTGCCAGAGCTCTTGTCATTGAACCGAAGATTCTGCTGCTGGATGAGCCGCTGTCCAACCTGGATGCCAAATTAAGAGAAGAAACCCGATTGGAAATCAAGAGACTGCAAATGGAGCTGGGCGTTACCACCATTTATGTCACTCACGATCAGGCTGAGGCGATGGCAATGTCGGATCGGATTATGGTGATGCAGAGCGGTGTCGTTCAACAAATTGGAAGTCCTGAGGAAATATATAACCGTCCCTTGAACCGTTTCGTCGCTTCCTTTATAGGAGAGTCGAATTTGTGGGAGGGTACGCTTGAAAGAATCGAAGGGGAATACGCTTATGTTCGCATTTCGCCGGAGCTTGTCTTATGCGGTCATGCGGCGAACAAATCGCCTCTATGCGATTTAACGACGGGCGGGAGAATCACCGTTTCCGTTCGGCCGGAATCCATCCGTGAAGCGATGCCCAAAGAAGCGGGGGAGGCGAATACGGTTCAAACCAAAGTCGTTATTTCCGAGTTTACGGGCGTCAGCGTTAATTATTTGACGGAAATCGAAAAACAATCGTTAAAAGCCATGTTTGTCAATCAAGGACACCGCGTCCGGCTTCGGGGCGAGCGGCTAGCGGTGCATATACCTGTAGAAAGTGTATACCTTTTGGGGTAG
- a CDS encoding alcohol dehydrogenase catalytic domain-containing protein, with product MITATAAVQIGALTTEIREFQLPDIAPDAGLLKVELSGICGSDWPDYKKDEGPRILGHEVVGRIVKMGKMAEKRWGLKEGDRVALEEYLPCGYCDRCRTGEFRLCDFTDKWMGGIRYGSTNTTIEPSLWGGYSRYLYLHPNSVFHRVPEQVPAEEAALALPLGNGIEWTVNEGGVGIGKTVLIQGPGQQGLACVLAAKQAGADLVIVSGLTADKERFEIAKRFGADVTIDVSAEDVKERIREVTAGKMVDVVIDVASGGPSTVTTGIDVVKKRGTVIVAGKKNTEIPHFMSDVLVSKYVALKGVRGHSYGAVEQAIQFMASGKFPLHELCTHTFSLDQVDLALKTVGGQGVPGAIHCSIDPWN from the coding sequence TTGATAACAGCGACTGCTGCCGTTCAGATCGGCGCTTTGACGACGGAAATACGGGAATTTCAACTGCCGGACATTGCGCCTGATGCGGGTCTGCTCAAAGTGGAGTTATCCGGCATATGCGGAAGCGATTGGCCGGATTATAAAAAGGATGAAGGCCCCCGGATTCTCGGGCATGAGGTCGTGGGACGAATCGTCAAGATGGGCAAAATGGCAGAAAAGCGGTGGGGTTTAAAGGAGGGTGATCGGGTAGCCCTTGAGGAATATTTACCCTGCGGTTATTGCGATCGATGCAGAACAGGGGAGTTCCGCCTATGCGATTTTACGGATAAATGGATGGGCGGAATACGGTATGGCTCGACGAATACAACCATCGAACCGTCGTTATGGGGAGGATACAGCCGATATCTTTATCTTCATCCGAATTCAGTTTTCCACAGGGTTCCTGAACAGGTTCCGGCAGAAGAGGCAGCGCTTGCTCTCCCGTTAGGAAACGGAATCGAATGGACGGTAAATGAAGGCGGCGTGGGCATAGGCAAAACGGTCTTGATTCAGGGTCCCGGACAGCAGGGCTTGGCTTGTGTCTTGGCTGCGAAGCAGGCCGGTGCGGATTTGGTTATCGTGAGCGGACTTACGGCGGATAAAGAACGGTTTGAAATTGCCAAGCGTTTCGGCGCCGATGTTACGATAGATGTCTCTGCCGAGGATGTAAAGGAACGAATCCGAGAGGTTACGGCAGGAAAAATGGTCGATGTCGTTATCGATGTGGCCTCCGGAGGTCCCTCAACGGTTACAACCGGAATAGATGTTGTGAAAAAACGAGGCACGGTGATCGTAGCCGGCAAGAAAAATACAGAGATACCTCATTTCATGAGCGATGTCCTGGTATCCAAATATGTGGCCCTCAAAGGAGTTCGGGGTCACAGCTACGGTGCGGTGGAGCAGGCTATTCAATTTATGGCCTCCGGTAAATTTCCTCTTCATGAGCTTTGCACGCATACATTCAGTTTAGATCAGGTGGACTTGGCGCTCAAAACGGTTGGGGGACAAGGAGTGCCGGGAGCGATCCATTGCTCTATCGATCCGTGGAACTAG
- a CDS encoding ROK family transcriptional regulator, translated as MLGRGQTGNTKLVKQINREGILQQLRIHKRMSRADLAKTTELSRPCVSSIVDELIKEGLVHEVGTGESKGGRRPILLEYNFQAYGVVGVVFEGSMLQMSIANLKGELTSHYRVRLEQPVNGEKAIQALEQGLLALLSQSSFDKSRLLGVGLGLPGITHRRQGTISYAPSTGWMDLPVQKEMEERLGLPVILDNDVNMMTLGEFYKGVGSKVSHLVYMYVGTGIGAGIIIDRQLYRGIREAAGEIGYMMVGSEENRLHGEYGVFERNYSVTGIYEKAKALLPAMIDRDHVIKQLVQLSDQGSKEAGELLENVYRHWAYGIANMVSVLDPELLILSGQMIHIGDKGIQAISALLRAWVPYVPDIRLARLGDKAGIIGAVHSVLEAFPAAHIHRISKREELSL; from the coding sequence GTGCTTGGTCGTGGTCAAACCGGGAACACCAAGTTGGTGAAACAAATCAATCGTGAAGGGATCTTGCAACAGCTCAGGATACATAAGCGCATGTCCCGGGCGGATTTGGCCAAAACGACGGAATTGAGTCGTCCTTGTGTTTCTTCTATTGTAGACGAATTGATCAAGGAAGGTCTCGTCCATGAAGTAGGCACCGGGGAGTCCAAGGGAGGCCGCAGGCCCATTTTACTGGAGTATAATTTTCAGGCCTATGGCGTCGTGGGTGTGGTTTTCGAAGGAAGCATGCTGCAGATGTCTATCGCTAATCTGAAAGGCGAACTCACGTCCCACTACCGGGTACGCCTGGAACAACCAGTGAATGGCGAAAAGGCTATACAGGCCCTAGAGCAAGGGTTGTTGGCTCTCCTGTCACAAAGCAGCTTTGACAAATCAAGACTGCTTGGCGTTGGCTTGGGACTGCCTGGGATTACACATCGCAGACAAGGCACGATCAGCTATGCGCCCAGCACAGGATGGATGGATCTTCCTGTTCAAAAGGAAATGGAAGAACGTTTGGGACTGCCGGTGATTCTGGATAATGACGTCAACATGATGACATTAGGAGAGTTTTACAAGGGGGTCGGGTCGAAAGTATCCCATCTTGTCTACATGTATGTAGGCACAGGGATCGGTGCGGGCATTATTATCGATCGTCAGCTGTACCGGGGGATTCGCGAGGCAGCCGGGGAAATCGGCTATATGATGGTCGGCTCCGAGGAGAATAGACTTCACGGAGAATATGGGGTGTTTGAAAGAAATTATTCCGTAACGGGGATTTATGAGAAAGCTAAAGCGCTGCTTCCTGCCATGATCGACAGGGATCATGTGATTAAGCAGCTTGTGCAGCTATCCGATCAAGGATCGAAAGAAGCGGGTGAACTGCTCGAGAACGTGTATCGGCATTGGGCCTACGGGATCGCCAATATGGTGAGCGTGTTGGATCCGGAGCTTCTGATCCTAAGTGGGCAAATGATTCACATCGGCGACAAGGGCATTCAGGCCATATCTGCTTTACTCAGGGCATGGGTACCGTACGTCCCGGACATCCGCTTGGCTAGGCTGGGCGATAAAGCCGGAATTATCGGAGCGGTTCACAGCGTGCTGGAAGCTTTTCCGGCTGCACATATCCATAGGATATCCAAAAGGGAGGAGTTATCTTTATGA
- a CDS encoding ABC transporter ATP-binding protein → MKRLTKRMSFRCGNFSETQRSAILEFENINVIYNAGNPNEVHALKEASGQIQEGEFISIIGPSGCGKSTLLHTLDGLIKPVSGSVSINGHKIDGPGGEKAMVFQDFALMPWQTVFENVAFGLRISGKSKNDMKDHVMHFIKMVGLDGFENKYPHQLSGGMNQRVGIARAFAVEPKILLMDEPFSAIDEQTREIMQEEVLKIMLNEKKTVIFITHSIDEAVFLSSRIFLMTVRPGRIIADLKIDIPYPRTLKTKLLPEYQEYKNTNRLFGIT, encoded by the coding sequence ATGAAGCGGTTGACGAAGCGGATGTCATTCAGGTGTGGTAATTTTAGTGAAACCCAACGCTCTGCAATCCTAGAGTTTGAGAATATTAATGTCATCTATAATGCTGGTAATCCAAATGAAGTACACGCTTTGAAAGAAGCGTCGGGACAAATTCAAGAAGGTGAATTCATATCCATTATTGGTCCAAGCGGTTGCGGTAAAAGCACCTTACTTCATACGTTGGATGGTCTTATCAAACCGGTTTCGGGCTCAGTAAGCATTAACGGCCACAAGATCGATGGTCCAGGTGGAGAAAAGGCAATGGTTTTTCAGGATTTTGCTTTAATGCCTTGGCAAACGGTATTTGAGAACGTTGCATTTGGCCTAAGGATTTCAGGCAAATCCAAAAACGATATGAAAGATCATGTCATGCATTTTATTAAGATGGTCGGACTTGATGGTTTCGAGAATAAATATCCTCATCAATTGTCCGGGGGGATGAACCAACGGGTAGGGATAGCTAGAGCGTTTGCTGTTGAGCCTAAGATTCTGTTGATGGACGAACCATTTTCCGCAATAGATGAACAAACCCGCGAAATTATGCAAGAAGAGGTTCTGAAAATCATGTTGAACGAAAAAAAGACCGTAATATTTATTACCCACTCCATTGATGAAGCTGTGTTTTTGTCCAGCCGCATCTTTCTTATGACCGTCCGTCCGGGAAGAATAATAGCTGACTTGAAAATAGATATTCCTTATCCCAGAACGCTTAAAACGAAGCTTCTTCCAGAATATCAAGAATACAAGAATACTAATCGGTTATTTGGAATCACTTAA
- a CDS encoding NAD(P)-dependent oxidoreductase: protein MTGKQEQDVDLSYFKGKTVAILGYADHGKEHALKLRNNGINVVVALRHEVASTGWVEEGFRVVSVYEAVDEADVIQVW, encoded by the coding sequence TTGACAGGTAAACAAGAACAAGATGTCGATCTTTCGTATTTTAAAGGGAAAACGGTAGCCATCCTTGGATATGCCGATCATGGCAAGGAGCATGCTCTTAAACTAAGAAATAACGGAATTAACGTTGTGGTGGCCTTAAGGCATGAAGTCGCCTCGACGGGTTGGGTGGAAGAGGGCTTTAGGGTCGTATCTGTATATGAAGCGGTTGACGAAGCGGATGTCATTCAGGTGTGGTAA